The Phocoena sinus isolate mPhoSin1 chromosome 17, mPhoSin1.pri, whole genome shotgun sequence genome contains a region encoding:
- the LOC116742681 gene encoding LOW QUALITY PROTEIN: dipeptidase 2-like (The sequence of the model RefSeq protein was modified relative to this genomic sequence to represent the inferred CDS: substituted 1 base at 1 genomic stop codon) produces the protein MSLSSQSYQVYIGSPVVNLTMERNTSPTPVLHRYHVLYRGCGKTQFGCHGETHCLVGGYWAYGDASFAKPAKVEAETLVCTRFPKRKHTPEKSDKDLGCSRSKIQRLQHSSNSGIQAAVAPISPPIPGHYHVLYRGCGKTQFCRHGETYCLFGGYRLYGDVPLAKPANVEAEKPVTRRSPKGKHAPKSQEPPSTLNGHKPAASDTETTPGTSSTPSPRERTRALMRDFPLVEGHNEMPLVLRQFYHNGLQDVNLHNFSHGQTSLDRLNDGLGGAQFWSAYVPCQTHERDAVCLTLEQIHLICLMCASYSGLELVTSVKDRRGTSLPEVGLLTGVEDGHSLDSSLSILHTFYALGVHYVTLTQTCNTLWMQSSAKGIHPFYSNVSRLTCFGXKVVAEMNRLGMMVNLSHVLDAVARRALEVSQAPVIFSNSAARGMCKNTRNVPDDIRQLLKRNGGIVMLSFSVWVLQCNPLANVSTVAGEPHPGLSENSDLELKLGPNLERTSEEPQWFDPLVGNSLRYAL, from the exons ATGAGCTTGTCATCACAGTCCTATCAAGTGTATATCGGGAGCCCCGTCGTGAACCTAACCATGGAGCGGAACACCTCTCCAACACCCGTGTTACACAGG TACCATGTCCTCTACCGAGGGTGTGGAAAAACGCAGTTCGGCTGCCATGGGGAGACACACTGCCTAGTTGGTGGCTACTGGGCCTACGGGGATGCTTCTTTCGCCAAGCCAGCAAAGGTGGAAGCAGAGACGCTAGTCTGCACGCGTTTTCCCAAGAGAAAACACACTCCGGAAAAGTCGGACAAAGACCTGGGTTGCTCCAGAAGCAAAATCCAGCGATTGCAGCATTCAAGCAACTCAGGAATACAAG CAGCAGTGGCTCCCATTTCTCCTCCTATACCTGGTCACTACCATGTCCTCTACCGAGGGTGTGGAAAAACGCAGTTCTGCCGGCATGGGGAGACATACTGCCTATTTGGTGGCTACCGGCTCTACGGGGATGTTCCTTTGGCCAAGCCAGCAAATGTGGAAGCAGAGAAGCCAGTCACGAGACGTTCTCCCAAGGGAAAGCACGCTCCAAAAAG CCAGGAGCCTCCTTCTACACTAAATGGCCATAAGCCAGCAGCCTCAGATACTGAG ACCACACCGGGCACCTCCAGCACCCCAAGTCCGCGGGAGCGCACGAGGGCCTTGATGCGGGACTTCCCGCTTGTGGAGGG CCACAACGAGATGCCCCTGGTCCTGAGGCAGTTTTACCACAACGGGCTACAGGATGTTAATCTGCACAATTTCAGCCATGGCCAGACCAGCTTGGACAGGCTGAACGATGGCCTCGGGGGTGCCCAG TTCTGGTCAGCCTACGTCCCATGCCAGACCCACGAACGGGATGCTGTGTGCCTCACCCTGGAGCAAATTCACCTCATCTGCCTTATGTGTGCCTCCTATTCAGGGCTGGAGCTTGTGACCTCAGTTAAAGAtagaagggggacttccctg CCGGAAGTGGGCTTGCTCACTGGTGTGGAGGACGGCCACTCACTGGACAGTAGCCTCTCCATCTTGCACACCTTCTATGCGCTGGGTGTGCACTACGTGACACTCACCCAAACCTGCAACACGCTCTG GATGCAGAGCTCAGCAAAAGGTATCCACCCCTTTTACAGCAATGTCAGTCGGCTGACATGCTTTGGCTAG AAGGTAGTGGCAGAAATGAACCGCCTGGGCATGATGGTGAACTTGTCCCATGTCTTGGATGCTGTGGCACGGCGAGCTCTAGAAGTGTCACAGGCACCTGTCATCTTCTCCAACTCAGCTGCCCGGGGTATGTGCAAGAACACTCGGAATGTTCCTGATGATATCCGGCAGCTTCTG AAGAGGAACGGTGGCATTGTGATGCTGTCCTTTTCCGTGTGGGTGCTGCAGTGCAACCCGTTAGCCAACGTGTCTACTGTGGCAGGTGAGCCTCACCCTGGGCTCTCTGAAAACTCTGATTTGGAGCTGAAGCTGGGTCCAAATTTGGAGAGGACTTCAGAAGAGCCCCAGTGGTTTGACCCACTTGTTGGCAATAG CCTTCGCTATGCTCTCTGA
- the LOC116742679 gene encoding LOW QUALITY PROTEIN: DPEP2 neighbor protein-like (The sequence of the model RefSeq protein was modified relative to this genomic sequence to represent the inferred CDS: inserted 1 base in 1 codon) has protein sequence MCDRIVYVYSNLCSVPWVGSATAAVAPFSRPTPGHYHVLYRGCGVTQLGWHGETYCLVGGYRAYGDVXFAKPAKVEAETPASRRCPKRKHNPEKSDKDLGCSRTKIQRLQHSSSSGIQGALILKQGGPTFGHIPSATAPVNECPIFAFSRSAKGSSILKKVVSHCHTIKGCPKCDSFLWV, from the exons ATGTGTGACCGGATAGTGTATGTGTACTCTAACCTGTGCTCTGTTCCCTGGGTGGGCAGTGCAACAG CAGCAGTGGCTCCCTTTTCTCGTCCTACACCGGGTCACTACCATGTCCTGTACCGCGGGTGTGGAGTAACGCAGTTGGGCTGGCATGGGGAGACATACTGCCTCGTTGGTGGCTACCGGGCCTACGGGGATG ATTTCGCCAAGCCAGCAAAGGTGGAAGCAGAGACGCCAGCCTCCAGACGTTGTCCCAAGAGAAAGCACAATCCGGAAAAGTCGGACAAAGACCTGGGTTGCTCCAGAACCAAAATCCAGCGATTGCAGCATTCAAGCAGCTCAGGAATACAAGGTGCTTTGATTCTAAAGCAGGGTGGCCCAACCTTTGGTCACATCCCTTCTGCAACAGCCCCAGTGAATGAATGTCCCATCTTTGCTTTTTCAAGGTCGGCAAAAGGGAGTTCCATCCTAAAGAAGGTCGTCTCTCATTGCCACACTATCAAAGGCTGCCCCAAATGTGATTCCTTCCTGTGGGTCTGA
- the LOC116742680 gene encoding LOW QUALITY PROTEIN: DPEP2 neighbor protein-like (The sequence of the model RefSeq protein was modified relative to this genomic sequence to represent the inferred CDS: inserted 2 bases in 1 codon) encodes MCDRVVSVYSNLCSVPWVGSAAAAVAPFSRPTPGHYHVLYRGCGVTQLGWHGETYCLVGGYRAYGDVXFRKAKVEAETPASRRCPKRKHNPEKSDKDLGCSRTKIQRLQHSSSSGIQGALILKHGGPTSGHIPSATAPVNECPIFAFSRSATGSPLLKKVLSHCHTVKGCPKCGYFLWV; translated from the exons ATGTGTGACCGGGTAGTGTCTGTGTACTCTAACCTGTGCTCTGTTCCCTGGGTGGGCAGTGCAGCAG CAGCAGTGGCTCCCTTTTCTCGTCCTACACCTGGTCACTACCATGTCCTGTACCGCGGGTGTGGAGTAACGCAGTTGGGCTGGCATGGGGAGACATACTGCCTCGTTGGTGGCTACCGGGCCTACGGGGATGT ATTTCGCAAAGCAAAGGTGGAAGCAGAGACGCCAGCCTCCAGACGTTGTCCCAAGAGAAAGCACAATCCGGAAAAGTCGGACAAAGACCTGGGTTGCTCCAGAACCAAAATCCAGCGATTGCAGCATTCAAGCAGCTCAGGAATACAAGGTGCTTTGATTCTAAAGCACGGTGGCCCAACCTCTGGTCACATCCCCTCTGCAACAGCCCCAGTGAACGAGTGTCCCATCTTTGCTTTTTCAAGATCGGCAACAGGGAGTCCCCTGCTAAAGAAGGTCCTCTCTCATTGCCACACTGTGAAAGGCTGCCCCAAATGTGGTTACTTCCTGTGGGTCTGA